The nucleotide window cagagtgagaaactctgtctagaaacaaaacaaaacatacaaaaagaaaaccccaaacatCCTGCTAAGACTGACTTCTGAATGACGTTTAACATGTGTTGAGCAACTGTCCGGCTCAGAAAaggctctctctgtcccctgctgaCCTGGAGCTGCCCTATCTAGGGCATGAGACTGAGTGTGGGATGCTTTCCTTGCCCGTGGTGACCTCAGGTCTCTACGGTCCCCAGTCCTACTCTGCTGGACTCTGGCACAGTATGAATTGATGGCTTCACTGCACCCAAGGTCCCAGTGTCTCAGAACTCAGAAGTGGGCTAGGAGTGGAACAGTGCTGTAGTAGTGAGGCACTCAATAGCTGAGTCCTCAAAAGCCCAAACAGTCTTCACCTGAGAGAGCAGCTGGGTGGGGTTCCACCTCCAGCAACCCAACTAAAAAGAAAGggatgatggagagaggaggggagggatggaggggaaagggggaggcctGACCCACACCTGTAGAGCTCTTGGTCCTTCTTGGTAATCAAGTCCCTGAGTTCCTCCAGCAGGCGTGACACCTGCGCGCTGGTGTCTGGCACCTGCCCGCTGGCGTCCGGGGAGGAGATGCCCAGCTCGCCCAGGAGCTGCAGGGTGGTCTTTAGGGCCGGCTCCAGATCATCTGTGGAGATACAGGCTGTTAGCAGAACTCCGGTGCCCAAAGCAGCAGCTGTTTAAGCTGTGCAGCGTTGGCTCTTCTCTCACACTCAGGGAACAGGGCCAAAGGGAGGGATCTTAGGAGATCTCACTCGTCCCTGGAGTGTGGGTgccaagtgcatgctgggaaggcaAACCCAGTGGGGAGCGCACAGGTGCTTCTGTGACTGCTGCCCAGGAGACTCCTGTGGACCAGGGGAGCTGGGGCTTCAGGCTGCAAGCCGCTGCTCTGTTCTCTCACCCTCTGTCCTTCCACTACGAGCGACAAGCAGGATGCACCTGCCAGATGTGGCTTGGACCTGCACTTCCTGGCCTCCGGATCTAAAGAGCTGAGGTTCTGGTATCTGTAGCAGCTGTGTGTCCCAGGCAcagacctgcaccacacacaaccCAGCAAGGTCATGAGGGTTAAAGGACCTGTTCCTGCTGTGTCGTGTCCTCACCTCACCGTCAGTGCTGGGGTTTTGCTGGGTACAGACTTGCGAGGGGCAGTTTGCTAGGAGGATCGCTACAGCTTCCAGGTCAACACTATGCTCTTTTatggagccagggtctcactgtgttgtagctcaggctggcctggaactcacagcctcCCAAGAGTCAGACAATAAATGTAGGTCACCATACCATTTTCATTTGTTACGTAGCCCAGGCAGAGTAAACCCTGTGCAGCTAAAAAGTCCTAAGGAGGATGTCTGCTCCAGAGAATCCCTCAAATGACCTCTCAACACCTCCACCCTGTTGGTAGGGCCCAGGGCTCAGGGCCGGTAGATAGGTCACCCTGCCCCCAGAGTCTTCCAGCTGTGAGGTCCAGCGTGGGGTTGGAATCGTGACTCAGCTGCCTGTGTCCTACTTGGTCCACACGGGTTCCAACACCACCCCAGGGTAGAGGCACCTAGAATATGGTGCATGTGAGACTTGAGGCTCCTTCCTGCTGAGGCAATGCCACACAGCAAGGTTGTTCTTACCTAGGAGTTCCTGCCCACTTCCCTGCATGTGGATGCCCTGCACGGGAAGCTCATGTCGTGTGGCGTCCAAGGCTGTGGCCAGTGTCTTGTATTGCTCCTTGAAGCGCTTTACTACAGCCTCGAGAGGGCCCAGCACCTCCATCTGCAGGCAGAAGGGGACACTGTGAGACACACCGCTCACTCGCACAAGAAGGGCCAGCTTCCAGGTAACAGGACCCCCTCTGACCTGCCCTGGACGGGGCCCTGTTGCTATGCTAAGCTCCACGGTGGGACAACATCAATGCTGGCAGGTGCCAAGTATTCTGCAGActgtgtggcagagacaggtgtcccATACAGAGTACTACATTCGTATCAGGAGCCTAAGCAGGGCGGGCAGAATGTAAGTGGTGGCATCCTGATCCTGGCTCCCTCATGAACCCCTAGCCTCAGGAGCATGCTCAAACCCACCTGGGCATCCAGGATGGTAGCCAGCTCCTGATGCttctgctggagcagcagctggcgCCGCAGCTCCAGCACCCGCTGCTGTAGACGCTCCTTCTCATGGCATAAGGCCACCAAGTCCTTCTCAGCCTTctcctccagcacagccaggTTGTTTTCCATCTGTGGGTCGCAAGACCAactcaggtggggtgggggaggtgacaGAGGACACACGCTGTTTCGTGAGTCCCAGTTAAGCTCACCTTCACAGACAGCAGGGTCAGCAGTAGTGTCTGCGACTCCATCATGTCCATGGTCTCCTGTAGATCCTGCAAGGGTCCtgctgttcaattcccagtaagccatgttgACCTGGCTCTTCCGGGCATGGCAGAACCCCAACCTCTGTGCACTTTATAGGTTCAAATGGTGTCCGCGGGGCTGAGGATGGAGTCAGGTCACACCTTGCCCAGAAGTGTATGGGTGTCTCCCCACTCAGTATATGGGCACACTGAACTGAGCAAGGACCATGGACACCACAGCCCTAGCCTCCATCCTGGAGGACTGGCTGCCGGGAGTCAGACCTACCCACCGTCTGCTCCCCAGTGCTCACCTGTCTTTTCTGGGGAAGGTGTGTCGTTCCTTTTGGGCCAGTCAAGGGTACATgaggccctgtgtcaaaaaaatggGATGGTTTGGCTGGCTGAGCCCATAAAGATGCTTCCTTGCCTGGCAAGCCCGATGACGCACTCGATCCCTGAACTcgcaggaagctggagggagaGAACTCCAGAGTTGTCCTCGGACATCAAATGTGCCAAGGCATCAGGAACAAGAACCAATGAcgacaaaatgacaaaaacaaaaaccaacaaacaacgtTCCTCAGCTTTGGTACTGCAGACCTCTGGGCCAACTAGATGCTAGCCAGGGGCATCCTGTGCACCAAGGGCCAACCGGCAGCTGTGGTTCATCCATCAGAAgccaaaatccaaataaaatgtcTGCATACACCCTAACCCTAGTCAGTCCCTTTTGGTGAGCACCTGTTTAGGCCAGGCAGGTCCTGACTCCTGACTGGCCCGTCTTCAGGAGGTGCTCACGCCGCACATGAGAACATCCTAGCCAGGCCCATGTGCTGCTCTCATCCCCACCTGGGAACAGAGAAATTTTTGttcctgtgttttgagatagggtctcatgcacACCCTGGTTCAATGGAGCCCAcgtggccaaggatgactttgaacttctgatcttgccaccacctcccaagtgtccAAATGTCAGGCACCCCATTGGTTATAATTTCTGTAGCATCCTAAACTGACAGCAAGTAGCAGCTCCTGGATCCGCAAGTAGTTCCGTGGACATATGGTTGGGCCTCAGACACTCTGCCTATGCTCCCATCACACACTTGAACCACATCCTTTCTGACAGAGACCCTTAATGCTAAGTTTTCCCTCACAACCTGACACAATCTAGGATCACCGGGGAATTGAGGGACTTTTGGATCAGGCTGGACTGTGGACAGTCTGTGATGGGTTGTCCTGATTGCCCTGAGGGAGGCCTGGCAGCTCCTTCCCTGCTGCCAGAGTCCCACCCTTTCAACCCTAGCCAGGACTCACCTTTGACCTTCTGCAATGTGCTGGGCTTTCTTCCCTCTGGTGACTTCCCTCCAGCAGATGCAGAAGCCTGTTATGTAAACAGACAGTCAGAGGTCAGGCCACTTGACCTTTGATGCATTTGCTTAAAGGTCAGACGGAGAAGCAGGAGTTTTGAGACTGCGAACACGGGAGAGTCAAACAGTGGACAGCTACGTTCCTCAGACATGGGAATTAACGGCACACGTGCTGGACTGCCATCTCGatgggtgtgtgtttgcgtgtgctgTGGAGGGGCTGGCGACCAACTTCCTATGGCACTCTCAGGATGCGCTGACTTCTACACAGGTTACTCTGGACTTCAGGAGACACTGACTTCTCCCTGGCCTAAGTCTACAAAGCTCACAAACAGCAgctgcaccaccagcagcagtggATGCCCAGCTGTCAGGTACAAGAAAGGCAAGGAGCACAGTGGGGATTGTGTCGTGGTTCATTCTAATGCACCACTGGGTCTGGGGACCCTCTGTAGGAAATAAGGAGGCAGCAGGATGGAACAGGAAAACTAAAACCTACTCCTTGTCAAAACTACCCAAGCCTATTCAGACTAGAGCAAAGAAGTTTTCCAAGCCTGAGGGTCACTCTGGGCAACCACCTGCAATGGCCCTAGGTGTCAGGCCAGCAGGCAGCAGACTCCACCCTGCATAGGTGCTGCCAGCCAGGCCCTCAAGGGCACAAAGAGAATCAGCTGTGAAGAACAAAGTGCAAGCTCTGCTTCTCACCTGCCTGACAGTGGGGCTCTTGACCACCCTGGCCACGATTGCACAGGAACTGCTGTGGCCTTGGCTCCGGAACTCGGGGTCATCGTGCTCTACAACTGCTTGTGCCAGTGCCCTCCCCTCAGAACAATCTGCATAAGGGACCACACACTCACGCAGACCTGGCTACCCCGGGTGGTACAACAGCCAAGGGCTGTGGGGTTTAGGGTCAGATACTGAAGAACCCACAGTGAAGGTAACTGGACTGAGTGTGACCAGAAGCTGAAGAGTTGACTCGCTGGTTAAGAGGAGAACttggattcaactcccagcagttgggccagtgtgtaaaggtgcttgccaccaagattGCCAAACCAAATTGATGcgcaggacccatgtggtggaaggtgagaatcaattcccacaggttgtcctctggtaaCCATATGTACAGTTGGCCCGAACCCTTctctaatgaataaaaatgtagttaagtttttaaaaagtcaccatgAATCTCATTATTTGTACACTCAATtccaattaaaatgtttcaaaagcacacccctaagaattccagactagcctttgtttacgagctacccaggcagcacggagatctgatctgggctccaggagagccatcattggggtaaGTGAGTGCAGCAGCAGcccggaacagggaactcagatgttcctcatccctcctacacttcctggtcatcctgcaggggctatactgcccaatacctcctctctctttctatcccacccagcttgcatccagaaccctccccaccctgtttgcctccctcccctctttggccacataacatctcccagctcagcctgttcgggTGCTGGGACCGAATCTGAATCGGGAGGGCAACCGGGAGGgcagcagttcctttgtttcaatagcctgcctgcagcaagcaaggtaggccctttgtttacgagctatccaagcagcacagagatctgatctaggcaccaggaaagccatcactggggagtgacatcaatgggaaggtacatcagtgggcaaggagacctgatcctgtaaaagaagatccataggggagcattcggaggaagagatgggcaggcaccaatgcaagaattcacccaacaatcagaaaaacaacatgaaaccaccagaacccagagacctcacaacaggaggacaggaacaccttaatcaagaagaagtagaaaaaattgactttatgaaagtgatagaggcccttaaacagcatgtaaaaaaagcccttatagaaatggatgagaagtataacagaaagtttgaagaattgaataaatcagtgaatgctaccctaggaaaccaaggaaaaacaatcaaaccaataatggaaacagttcaagacttgaaaactaaaatggaggcaaagaagaaaacacaaacagagggccagctgcacatggaaaatctaggtaaacaaatagagactacagaaacaagcataaccagcagaatacaagagatagaagaaagaatctcagattctgaagataacatagagaaaataaatgtcctgatcaaagaaaacagcgagtccaacaaactctcatcacaaaacattcatgaaatatgggacacaataaaaagaccaaacctaagtataattggagtagaagaaggataagaagtgcagctcaacggtccagaaaatatatttaataaaattaaagaagaaaactttcccaacctaaagaaagatgtacctatgaaggttcaagaagcatacagaacaccgaagaggctggatcaaaaaaaaaaaaacatcccctcgccatataataatcaaaacacaaagcatacagaataaagaaagaatattaagagccgcaaaggaaaaaggccaagttacttataaaggtaaacctatcagacttacagctgacttctctatggaaaccatgaaagctagaaggtcctggatagatgtactgcaaaaactaagagaccatggatgcaagcccagactactatacccagccaagctttcgttcactataaatggagaaaacaaaattttccaggataaaaacaaatttaaacaatacatagccacaaatccagccttacagaatgtAATAGAAGACAAATCACTAAccgaggagtccaacaatgaccacaataactcagacatctagagacccttcaccagcgcaactcaaagaagggaaacacacaaactctactactaaaaaagtgaccggagttaacaaccactggtcattaatatcacttaatgtcaatgggttcaactcacctataaaaaggcacaggctaagagattggatacgaaaacaggatccaacattctgctgtttacaagaaacacacctcaaccacaaagacaggcacctactcagagtaaagggctgggaaaaggcttatcaagcaaatggacctaagaaacaagcaggtgtggccatactaatttctaacaaagttgacttcaaacttaaatcaatcagaagagatggagagggacattttatactcataacaggaacaattcatcaggatgaagtctcaatcctgaatatctatgcccctaatataaaagcacccacatacgtaaaagaaacattactaaaactcaaggcagccatcaaaccgcacacactaatagtaggagacttcaacactcctctctcaccaatggacaggtcaatcagaaaaattacagagaaataacagagaaattagagaattaatagaggtaatgaatcaattggacttaacagacatctatagaatattccaccgaaataggaaagaatataacctcttctctgcagctcatggaaccttctcaaaa belongs to Microtus pennsylvanicus isolate mMicPen1 chromosome 13, mMicPen1.hap1, whole genome shotgun sequence and includes:
- the LOC142833672 gene encoding HAUS augmin-like complex subunit 8; protein product: MADSSERDAGKPAATGAPKTKGRRVQGGRVVESRYLQYEKKTKKASASAGGKSPEGRKPSTLQKVKGPHVPLTGPKGTTHLPQKRQDLQETMDMMESQTLLLTLLSVKMENNLAVLEEKAEKDLVALCHEKERLQQRVLELRRQLLLQQKHQELATILDAQMEVLGPLEAVVKRFKEQYKTLATALDATRHELPVQGIHMQGSGQELLDDLEPALKTTLQLLGELGISSPDASGQVPDTSAQVSRLLEELRDLITKKDQELYRIFSLAMELSSQASKEAALMNQEVWEEAQGTPSCSQWYFGP